Proteins from a single region of Zonotrichia leucophrys gambelii isolate GWCS_2022_RI chromosome 17, RI_Zleu_2.0, whole genome shotgun sequence:
- the MAN1B1 gene encoding endoplasmic reticulum mannosyl-oligosaccharide 1,2-alpha-mannosidase isoform X1 gives MYSGAAAAGSPRRDFISVTLGPEEVAGVGGYNNSKAWRRRSCWRKWKQLSRLQRSVILFLFAFLAVCGVISYTSMGETWKSITNKSLDDQRTEQEIPRLKLANPAVLPAPQKADANHGDYPELSLQKPPKPPHVRRGPSNLQIKAPWRDTRLKTQHDTMRAVEELVEKDKVEKTEKSIISWRGAVIEPDQSTEPPSSKIMDVEKPSPVEPEDQKEPMPINERQLAVIEAFRHAWKGYKDFAWGHDELKPLSKSYSEWFGLGLTLIDALDTMWILGLKEEFEEARKWVANDLVFDKNVDVNLFESTIRILGGLLSTYHLSGDSLFLEKAKDIGNRLMPAFKTPSKIPYSDVNIGRGTAHPPRWTSDSTVAEVTSIQLEFRELSRLTGNEKFRKAVDEVMKHVHILSGKNDGLVPMFINTNSGQFTHLGVYTLGARADSYYEYLLKQWIQGGKKENELLEDYMRAIEGVKKHLLQRSEPKKLTFVGELAHGHFSAKMDHLVCFLPGTLALGAHNGLAADHMKLAETLIETCYQMYAQVETGLSPEIVHFNLHAQKGHKDVEIKPADRHNLLRPETVESLFYMYRFTGDKKYQDWGWEILQNFNRYTRVPTGGYTSINNVQNPSNPEPRDKMESFFLGETLKYMFLLFSDDIDLINLDKYVFNTEAHPLPIWVPA, from the exons ATGTATTCGGGTGCCGCCGCCGCGGGATCGCCGCGCCGGGACTTCATCTCCGTCACTCTCGGCCCAGAGGAGGTGGCCGGGGTCGGTGGCTATAACAACAGCAAGGCTTGGCGGCGGCGCTCCTGCTGGCGG AAATGGAAGCAGCTGTCCCGACTCCAGCGGAGTGTCATTCTCTTCCTGTTTGCGTTCTTGGCAGTGTGTGGAGTAATTTCGTACACAAGCATGGGGGAAACATGGAAAA GTATAACAAACAAATCATTGGATGATCAGAGAACAGAACAAGAAATTCCTAGATTGAAGCTGGCAAATCCAGCTGTTCTACCAGCACCCCAGAAAGCAGATGCCAACCATGGAGACTACCCTGAGCTTTCACTGCAG AAGCCACCAAAACCACCTCATGTTCGTCGTGGTCCTTCCAATCTTCAGATAAAGGCGCCATGGAGAGACACAAGACTGAAGACCCAACATGATACCATGAGGGCTGTAGAAGAGCTGGTCGAAAAGGATAAAGTAGAGAAAACGGAGAAATCCATTATCAG ctggagaggagcagtgaTAGAACCTGACCAAAGCACAGAACCTCCATCCAGTAAAATAATGGACGTAGAAAAACCTTCACCTGTGGAACCTGAAGACCAGAAAGAACCAA tgcccatcaaTGAGcgccagctggctgtgattgaaGCCTTCCGCCATGCCTGGAAAGGGTACAAGGATTTTGCCTGGGGCCACGATGAGCTGAAGCCTTTGTCCAAGTCCTACAGCGAGTGGTTTGGACTTGGGCTTACCTTAATTGATGCCTTGGATACCATGTGGATTTTAGGCTTAAaagaag AGTTTGAAGAAGCAAGAAAATGGGTAGCAAATGATTTAGTCTTTGATAAAAATGTGGATGTGAACCTGTTTGAGAGCACTATCCGTATCCTGGGTGGCTTGCTGAGCACCTACCACCTCTCTGGAGAtagccttttcctggaaaaagct AAAGACATTGGAAACAGGCTTATGCCAGCATTCAAGACGCCGTCCAAGATACCTTATTCTGATGTCAACATTGGTCGGGGCACTGCACATCCCCCTCGCTGGACGTCTGACAGCACTGTGGCGGAGGTGACCAGCATTCAGTTGGAGTTCAGGGAGCTCTCTCGTctgactggaaatgagaaaTTCCGG AAAGCTGTAGATGAGGTGATGAAGCATGTTCACATCCTCTCAGGGAAAAACGATGGCCTGGTGCCTATGTTCATCAACACCAACAGTGGACAGTTCACCCACCTGGGGGTCTACACTCTGGGAGCCAGAGCTGACAGTTACTATGAGTATCTACTGAAGCAGTGGATTCAGggtggaaagaaagaaaatga GCTGTTGGAAGACTATATGAGAGCCATAGAAGGAGTGAAAAAGCATCTTCTTCAGAGATCAGAGCCCAAGAAGCTTACTTTTGTAGGAGAGCTTGCTCATGGCCATTTCAGTGCCAAGATG GATCACTTGGTTTGCTTCTTGCCGGGTACTTTAGCACTGGGAGCTCACAATGGACTGGCTGCTGATCATATGAAATTGGCTGAAACTCTTATAGAAACCTGCTACCAGATGTATGCTCAAGTAGAGACAGGCCTGAGCCCAGAGATTGTACACTTCAACCTCCATGCACAGAAGGGCCACAAGGATGTAGAAATCAAG CCTGCAGACAGACACAATTTATTGCGACCAGAAACTGTGGAAAGCCTTTTTTATATGTACAGATTCACTGGTGATAAGAAATATCAAGACTGGGGCTGGGAAATCTTGCAGAATTTCAACAGATACACCAGG gTTCCTACGGGTGGTTATACTTCTATTAACAATGTTCAGAATCCCAGTAATCCAGAACCACGGGATAAAATGGAGAGCTTCTTCCTTGGCGAAACACTCAAATACATGTTTCTGCTATTCTCAGATGACATAGACTTAATCAACCTTGACAAATATGTCTTTAACACAGAGGCTCATCCACTCCCTATCTGGGTACCAGCATAG
- the MAN1B1 gene encoding endoplasmic reticulum mannosyl-oligosaccharide 1,2-alpha-mannosidase isoform X2 translates to MPSCITNKSLDDQRTEQEIPRLKLANPAVLPAPQKADANHGDYPELSLQKPPKPPHVRRGPSNLQIKAPWRDTRLKTQHDTMRAVEELVEKDKVEKTEKSIISWRGAVIEPDQSTEPPSSKIMDVEKPSPVEPEDQKEPMPINERQLAVIEAFRHAWKGYKDFAWGHDELKPLSKSYSEWFGLGLTLIDALDTMWILGLKEEFEEARKWVANDLVFDKNVDVNLFESTIRILGGLLSTYHLSGDSLFLEKAKDIGNRLMPAFKTPSKIPYSDVNIGRGTAHPPRWTSDSTVAEVTSIQLEFRELSRLTGNEKFRKAVDEVMKHVHILSGKNDGLVPMFINTNSGQFTHLGVYTLGARADSYYEYLLKQWIQGGKKENELLEDYMRAIEGVKKHLLQRSEPKKLTFVGELAHGHFSAKMDHLVCFLPGTLALGAHNGLAADHMKLAETLIETCYQMYAQVETGLSPEIVHFNLHAQKGHKDVEIKPADRHNLLRPETVESLFYMYRFTGDKKYQDWGWEILQNFNRYTRVPTGGYTSINNVQNPSNPEPRDKMESFFLGETLKYMFLLFSDDIDLINLDKYVFNTEAHPLPIWVPA, encoded by the exons ATGCCTTCAT GTATAACAAACAAATCATTGGATGATCAGAGAACAGAACAAGAAATTCCTAGATTGAAGCTGGCAAATCCAGCTGTTCTACCAGCACCCCAGAAAGCAGATGCCAACCATGGAGACTACCCTGAGCTTTCACTGCAG AAGCCACCAAAACCACCTCATGTTCGTCGTGGTCCTTCCAATCTTCAGATAAAGGCGCCATGGAGAGACACAAGACTGAAGACCCAACATGATACCATGAGGGCTGTAGAAGAGCTGGTCGAAAAGGATAAAGTAGAGAAAACGGAGAAATCCATTATCAG ctggagaggagcagtgaTAGAACCTGACCAAAGCACAGAACCTCCATCCAGTAAAATAATGGACGTAGAAAAACCTTCACCTGTGGAACCTGAAGACCAGAAAGAACCAA tgcccatcaaTGAGcgccagctggctgtgattgaaGCCTTCCGCCATGCCTGGAAAGGGTACAAGGATTTTGCCTGGGGCCACGATGAGCTGAAGCCTTTGTCCAAGTCCTACAGCGAGTGGTTTGGACTTGGGCTTACCTTAATTGATGCCTTGGATACCATGTGGATTTTAGGCTTAAaagaag AGTTTGAAGAAGCAAGAAAATGGGTAGCAAATGATTTAGTCTTTGATAAAAATGTGGATGTGAACCTGTTTGAGAGCACTATCCGTATCCTGGGTGGCTTGCTGAGCACCTACCACCTCTCTGGAGAtagccttttcctggaaaaagct AAAGACATTGGAAACAGGCTTATGCCAGCATTCAAGACGCCGTCCAAGATACCTTATTCTGATGTCAACATTGGTCGGGGCACTGCACATCCCCCTCGCTGGACGTCTGACAGCACTGTGGCGGAGGTGACCAGCATTCAGTTGGAGTTCAGGGAGCTCTCTCGTctgactggaaatgagaaaTTCCGG AAAGCTGTAGATGAGGTGATGAAGCATGTTCACATCCTCTCAGGGAAAAACGATGGCCTGGTGCCTATGTTCATCAACACCAACAGTGGACAGTTCACCCACCTGGGGGTCTACACTCTGGGAGCCAGAGCTGACAGTTACTATGAGTATCTACTGAAGCAGTGGATTCAGggtggaaagaaagaaaatga GCTGTTGGAAGACTATATGAGAGCCATAGAAGGAGTGAAAAAGCATCTTCTTCAGAGATCAGAGCCCAAGAAGCTTACTTTTGTAGGAGAGCTTGCTCATGGCCATTTCAGTGCCAAGATG GATCACTTGGTTTGCTTCTTGCCGGGTACTTTAGCACTGGGAGCTCACAATGGACTGGCTGCTGATCATATGAAATTGGCTGAAACTCTTATAGAAACCTGCTACCAGATGTATGCTCAAGTAGAGACAGGCCTGAGCCCAGAGATTGTACACTTCAACCTCCATGCACAGAAGGGCCACAAGGATGTAGAAATCAAG CCTGCAGACAGACACAATTTATTGCGACCAGAAACTGTGGAAAGCCTTTTTTATATGTACAGATTCACTGGTGATAAGAAATATCAAGACTGGGGCTGGGAAATCTTGCAGAATTTCAACAGATACACCAGG gTTCCTACGGGTGGTTATACTTCTATTAACAATGTTCAGAATCCCAGTAATCCAGAACCACGGGATAAAATGGAGAGCTTCTTCCTTGGCGAAACACTCAAATACATGTTTCTGCTATTCTCAGATGACATAGACTTAATCAACCTTGACAAATATGTCTTTAACACAGAGGCTCATCCACTCCCTATCTGGGTACCAGCATAG